In one window of Aphis gossypii isolate Hap1 unplaced genomic scaffold, ASM2018417v2 Contig00486, whole genome shotgun sequence DNA:
- the LOC126554414 gene encoding ATP-dependent 6-phosphofructokinase-like isoform X1 yields the protein MEEDQKRFIERGSHKGKGLAVFTSGGDSQGMNAAVRAVVRMAIYLGCKVFFIKEGYQGMVDGGDNIEEANWSSVSSIIHKGGTVIGSARCMDFKERAGRVKAACNLVKRGITNLVVIGGDGSLTGANLFRQEWSSLLDELLQTSQINKAEREKYGHLNIVGMVGSIDNDFCGTDMTIGTDSALHRIMDAIDAIVSTAYSHQRTFIMEVMGRHCGYLALVTALTSEADYVFIPEMPPPRDWPTKLCTKLEQVFSFGYGIGGRSRFCVHS from the exons ATGGAGGAAGATCAAAAGAGATTCATTGAACGGGGTTCTCACAAGGGAAAAGGACTTGCTGTTTTCACCAGCGGGGGTGATTCACAAG gtaTGAATGCGGCTGTCCGTGCAGTTGTTCGTATGGCTATATACCTTGGCTGCAAGGTGTTTTTCATTAAAGAGGGTTACCAAGGTATGGTGGATGGCGGAGATAACATAGAAGAAGCTAATTGGTCTTCGGTGTCATCTATAATACATAAG ggtGGTACTGTTATTGGCTCAGCACGATGTATGGATTTCAAAGAACGTGCAGGACGAGTAAAGGCTGCTTGCAATCTGGTTAAACGAGGAATTACAAATTTGGTAGTCATTGGAGGTGACGGTTCTCTAACTGGAGCCAATCTATTCAGACAAGAATGGTCTAGTCTTCTAGATGAATTATTACAGACTTCACAGATTAATAAAGCAGAACGTGAAAAATATggacatttaaatattgtcgGAATGGTTGGTTCTAttgataatgatttttgtGGTACTGACATGACAATTGGTACGGATTCTGCATTACATCGCATTATGGACGCAATTGATGCTATTGTGTCAACAGCCTATTCGCATCAGAGAACATTTATTATGGAAGTAATGGGACGTCATTGCgg GTACCTTGCACTTGTCACAGCCCTCACTAGTGAAGCTGACTACGTGTTTATACCAGAGATGCCACCACCACGTGATTGGCCAACCAAACTTTGCACCAAATTAGAGCAG GTATTTAGCTTTGGTTACGGCATTGGCGGCAGAAGCCGATTTTGTGTTCATTCCTGA
- the LOC126554414 gene encoding ATP-dependent 6-phosphofructokinase-like isoform X3: MEEDQKRFIERGSHKGKGLAVFTSGGDSQGMNAAVRAVVRMAIYLGCKVFFIKEGYQGMVDGGDNIEEANWSSVSSIIHKGGTVIGSARCMDFKERAGRVKAACNLVKRGITNLVVIGGDGSLTGANLFRQEWSSLLDELLQTSQINKAEREKYGHLNIVGMVGSIDNDFCGTDMTIGTDSALHRIMDAIDAIVSTAYSHQRTFIMEVMGRHCGLITPLLHIKVPCTCHSPH; the protein is encoded by the exons ATGGAGGAAGATCAAAAGAGATTCATTGAACGGGGTTCTCACAAGGGAAAAGGACTTGCTGTTTTCACCAGCGGGGGTGATTCACAAG gtaTGAATGCGGCTGTCCGTGCAGTTGTTCGTATGGCTATATACCTTGGCTGCAAGGTGTTTTTCATTAAAGAGGGTTACCAAGGTATGGTGGATGGCGGAGATAACATAGAAGAAGCTAATTGGTCTTCGGTGTCATCTATAATACATAAG ggtGGTACTGTTATTGGCTCAGCACGATGTATGGATTTCAAAGAACGTGCAGGACGAGTAAAGGCTGCTTGCAATCTGGTTAAACGAGGAATTACAAATTTGGTAGTCATTGGAGGTGACGGTTCTCTAACTGGAGCCAATCTATTCAGACAAGAATGGTCTAGTCTTCTAGATGAATTATTACAGACTTCACAGATTAATAAAGCAGAACGTGAAAAATATggacatttaaatattgtcgGAATGGTTGGTTCTAttgataatgatttttgtGGTACTGACATGACAATTGGTACGGATTCTGCATTACATCGCATTATGGACGCAATTGATGCTATTGTGTCAACAGCCTATTCGCATCAGAGAACATTTATTATGGAAGTAATGGGACGTCATTGCgg TTTAATAACGCCGCTGTTGCATATAAAGGTACCTTGCACTTGTCACAGCCCTCACTAG
- the LOC126554414 gene encoding ATP-dependent 6-phosphofructokinase-like isoform X2, which yields MEEDQKRFIERGSHKGKGLAVFTSGGDSQGMNAAVRAVVRMAIYLGCKVFFIKEGYQGMVDGGDNIEEANWSSVSSIIHKGGTVIGSARCMDFKERAGRVKAACNLVKRGITNLVVIGGDGSLTGANLFRQEWSSLLDELLQTSQINKAEREKYGHLNIVGMVGSIDNDFCGTDMTIGTDSALHRIMDAIDAIVSTAYSHQRTFIMEVMGRHCGYLALVTALAAEADFVFIPEWPPHQDWASKMCKKLLQARLTSVLQHKNMMHELY from the exons ATGGAGGAAGATCAAAAGAGATTCATTGAACGGGGTTCTCACAAGGGAAAAGGACTTGCTGTTTTCACCAGCGGGGGTGATTCACAAG gtaTGAATGCGGCTGTCCGTGCAGTTGTTCGTATGGCTATATACCTTGGCTGCAAGGTGTTTTTCATTAAAGAGGGTTACCAAGGTATGGTGGATGGCGGAGATAACATAGAAGAAGCTAATTGGTCTTCGGTGTCATCTATAATACATAAG ggtGGTACTGTTATTGGCTCAGCACGATGTATGGATTTCAAAGAACGTGCAGGACGAGTAAAGGCTGCTTGCAATCTGGTTAAACGAGGAATTACAAATTTGGTAGTCATTGGAGGTGACGGTTCTCTAACTGGAGCCAATCTATTCAGACAAGAATGGTCTAGTCTTCTAGATGAATTATTACAGACTTCACAGATTAATAAAGCAGAACGTGAAAAATATggacatttaaatattgtcgGAATGGTTGGTTCTAttgataatgatttttgtGGTACTGACATGACAATTGGTACGGATTCTGCATTACATCGCATTATGGACGCAATTGATGCTATTGTGTCAACAGCCTATTCGCATCAGAGAACATTTATTATGGAAGTAATGGGACGTCATTGCgg GTATTTAGCTTTGGTTACGGCATTGGCGGCAGAAGCCGATTTTGTGTTCATTCCTGAATGGCCGCCTCATCAAGATTGGGCGTcgaaaatgtgtaaaaaattgcTACAGGCAAGACTGACTTCTGTTTTAcagcataaaaatatgatgcaTGAGTTGTATTAG